A section of the Triticum dicoccoides isolate Atlit2015 ecotype Zavitan chromosome 7A, WEW_v2.0, whole genome shotgun sequence genome encodes:
- the LOC119332663 gene encoding histone H1-like produces MATLTEEVAAAAVVGAGEKAEAVATPEKVDEVKEAGAGGEEMEVAGGEAKKAEEEQGEQGKETEKKPRSRKPRSAGPHHPPYFEMIKEAIMAAADGKAGASAYAIAKRVGERHGEALPGNYRKVLGAQLRGFAAKGRLVRVKASFRLTPAEEKKAAPKSKKRTATTKKAASKKAAPAPARQKRAKKAGPPTAKPKPKQPKSIRGRKANKASA; encoded by the exons ATGGCGACCTTGACGGAGGAGGTTGCTGCTGCGGCGGTGGTCGGAGCCGGCGAAAAGGCGGAGGCGGTTGCTACGCCGGAGAAGGTTGATGAGGTGAAGGAGGCGGGTGCGGGCGGGGAGGAGATGGAGGTCGCCGGCGGGGAGGCGAAGAAGGCGGAGGAGGAGCAAGGGGAGCAGGGCAAGGAGACGGAGAAGAAGCCGAGGAGCAGGAAGCCCCGGTCGGCGGGGCCGCACCACCCGCCATACTTCGAG ATGATCAAGGAGGCGATCATGGCGGCGGCCGACGGGAAGGCGGGGGCGAGCGCGTACGCGATCGCCAAGCGCGTGGGGGAGCGGCACGGCGAGGCGCTCCCGGGCAACTACCGCAAGGTGCTGGGCGCGCAGCTCCGGGGCTTCGCCGCCAAGGGCCGGCTCGTCCGGGTCAAGGCCTCCTTCCGCCTCACCCCGGCCGAGGAGAAGAAGGCGGCGCCCAAGTCCAAGAAGAGGACGGCCACCACCAAGAAGGCCGCGTCGAAGaaggcggcgccggcgccggcgcgccaGAAGAGGGCGAAGAAGGCGGGACCGCCGACGGCGAAGCCGAAGCCGAAGCAGCCAAAGTCGATCCGCGGCAGGAAGGCCAACAAGGCCAGCGCCTGA